The genomic interval ATCGCACATAGGCCACTTGGTCAATTTCGCGGAGGCCGTTCATCACCGCCTCGCCAATCGCCATTCCGGGCACCTCCTCGGAGTATTCTTCTGAAATCGAATCATAAATACCCTGCGTGAGGTCCTCAATGACCTGTTGACTGATGGGGCGTTTTTGGCAGGCCTTGGAAATACCCGAGAGCAGTTTGTCCCGCGCAAATTCTTCACGACGCCCATCCCGTTTCACCACCATCAACCGTTGGTGTTCAATCTGCTCGTAGGTGGTGAACCGATGCGTGCACTGGGCACACTCGCGGCGGCGGCGAATAATTGCCCCCTCCTTGGACGAGCGCGAATCAATCACCTTGTCCTCAATACATTCGCACTTAGGACAGCGCATCAGTCAAATATTCCAAACCTCCTTGGCAGAAAGGCCACATATTGTGGCCAGCAAAGAAGTACCACACAGCAACTTGTGCGGTCAAGCATTCAAGCGTTGTCTCTTATTAACAGCGTGCTGATTTGTTCGCGCCTATTCGCAGTTTGCTCCCGTGAAGTTCCCGCCGAATTGGCAATCACAAGTTTGAATAACGTGAGCTTCGCGAAGAAAGAAAGTTGGCCGACACTCGGCGCGTTGTGCAAACCAAACGAACTCAACCGATGAGCGCGTCACCGCCCACCCGGGCGGCACGAAGCGTGCTCGCCGCGTGGCGGGGTATTGACCTCAGCGAACAAGAGCGCGCTCGTTCTGACCGCGCGCGGTCTCCCGCCCACCTGATGCCTAACGTGATGAAACGGTTGGGGTTGGACCAACGTCGGCGCGAGGCGGAGGTGGCCAAAGTGTGGCGCAACCTCATCGACCCCAGCGTGACCGCGCACGCGGAGCCTGCCGGCATTCACAAAGGCACGCTGTTTGTAAATGTGGACAGCAACGTGTGGCTTAGCGAAATCGTGCGCTACCGTCGGCACGAAATTTTGGAACGGTTACAAAACGCATTCGGAGCAGAATTCATCGCGCGTATTTCGTTCCGTGTCGGGTAGGGCGTGGTCTTTGGATCCGGCCTATTCTTCACGGATTAAATTTTCGTACCCCTCACGGAACGTCGGGAACCGCAACTTCCATCCCAGTGCCTTGAGTTTCGCATTGCGCACGCGCTTGCTCGTGGCCACCCGCTTGCGGGAAACCCGTTCCCCTTCCGGTGGCATGGATTTTTCCAAGCGCGATGCGAGCCATTTGAAAAACGCGAGTTGCGTGACCGGTTCGTCATCGGCCACGTTGTAAATTCCCGGCGCCAATTTTATCGCGGCGAGGATGGCGCCCACCACGTCATCGCGGTGGATCATATTAATCCAACGTTTGCCGCCTTCGGTGAGCACGGCTTCGCCTCTCAAGAATTGTCGAAAAAGATATCCCCGTTTCGGTCCGTAAATCCCCGCCACGCGAAGCACGGTGGCGGCTTGCGTGGCGTTGAGAAATAATGCTTCTGCCTCGCGCAACACCGGCCCGTCAACGGGGCTAGCTTCATCTACCCACGCGCTGTCGGTTTGGGGATACACGCTCGTGCTGCTGGTGAAGAGCACGCGTGTTGTTGAGTCGCCCAGCCAATCAAGCAGGTTTTTTGTGCCGTCCACAAACACCGCGCGATGCGTTTCGGCATCACCGCGAGCGGAGGATACGGTGTTGATTACCCAATCAAAATTACGCGGCAACGCATCGAGTGCACCGGCCTCGGTGATGTCGAGCGCGTGCGACGTGATGCCTTCGGCGGTGAAATTCGTTCGCCGTACGCCGTGGACTTCGTGGCCCATTTCGGCTAGAGCCTTTCCTAATGGAAGGCCGACGTAGCCGCAACCGATAAGGAAGATTCGCATTTCAGTCTAAGTTCCGTTCTTCGAGGTCATCCTCGTCGAAGCCGAAGTAGTGGCCGAGTTCGTGGAGGTAGGTGATGCGGACTTCGTCGAGGTAAACGGCTTCGTCGTCCCCGGCGAATTGCCAGAGGTTTTCGAGGAAGAGAATAATTTGCGTGGGTTGTGGATGGCTGCTGGGCGGGTCAGCCATGGATTCGCCGAGAAAAAGGCCGAGGGTGTCCGGCGCGATGCCGTCGGCGACGAGGCCGTCGTTGGGGAGGGGTTCAAGGGTGACGACCACGGCTTCAGCGGCAGGGCGCAGCGTGTCGGGCAGTGTGTCGATGGCGGTTTGCACTTCGGTCCGCGCGAGGTCGAGCAGGCGGTCGAAGTTGGGAGTCATGGCTTCGGGGAGGTTTTGCCGGAGTTACGGGAAGATTGAAACCGGGTGAGGGTTTTGGGGTTTTGTTGGAAAAATTCAGTGAGGTCGGCGAAGGTTTTTAGGGTGTCGGGGCTGAGATGATGCTCGATGCCTTCGATGTCGCGCGCTTGGGTTTCGTCGTCTAGGCCGAAGAGGGTGAAAAAACTGGCGAGCACGATGTGGCGATCGCGAATGCGCAGGGCCACGGCGCGGCCTGCATCGGTGAGGGTGATGGAACGGTATTTTTCGTAACGCAGATAGCCGTCGTCAGCGAGTTTTTGCACCATACTGGTGACGCTCGGCTGGCCGACGTTGAGCGATTGGGCGATGTCGGCCACGTGCGCGGAGCCTTTGGCCTCGATGAGCTCGTGGATGCGCTCGAGATAATCCTCGGCGCTTTGGCTGGGCTTGGTAAGGCTGGCTGGCGTGGCGGGCACGGGTGGAGGGTAAGTTACGTGGGCGAAGCTGGCAACGTGCATTTTGCTTGAGGAAATGGCGGGTCGGGTATAGGTTAATTGAAAGGGGCGGCAGTATCGTCCCGCAGCGATGGAGGCCACCCAATCAGCGGAAGACATCATTGGCGCGTTGCGGCGTGCCAAGGAAACAGGTGAGCCGTTGGGGCCGGAGCTGCTTGATTTGCGTGGGGTGCGGTTTACCGATGCGGATCTTTCGGGGCTGGATTTGACGGGTTGCAATTTTTCCGATTGCGAGATGAGCCGGTGCAATCTTTCCGGCGCGTGTTGCCCGAGCGCAAACTTCAACGGGGCTAAACTTTACAAGGCTACCTTGGATGGCGCGGAATTTCTCGGCACCACGTTTCGTGGCGCGAACCTCACTGAATGCAAAGCGCTCAAGACGGGGTTTGGCATGACCGATTTCACGGATGCCAATTGCTACCACGCGAAAATGGAGGACGCCACATTCGTGGAGGCACAAATTCGAAACGTCGATTTCCGCGCAGCCAAGATGGCGCGCACGCGATTGTACGAGGCGGATCTTGAGCGCACGGATTTTGACCAAGCCGACCTCAGCGATGCGGACTTGCGGGCGACCAACATCGAAGGCGTAAATTTCCGCAACACCTCATTGCGCGGCTCGCAGCTGCGCGAGGTGCAAAACTACACGCGCGCCGATTGGATTGGCGCGGACATTCGTGACATCGACTTCGCCGGCGCGTATCTCGTGCGCCAGCACATTATCGATGAAAATTTTCTGTACGAATACAAACACCAAAGCAAGATCACGCGCTGCGTTTACTATGTCTGGAAATGGACCAGCAACTGCGGCCGCAGCCTGACGCGCTGGGGATTGTTCCTCACGCTGAACGTGCTGCTCTTCGCCTTCATTTACTGGGCGCTCGATCAATGGGCCAAGCCGGCTGGCGGCGGCAGCCATCTTAAAGGCATTGAGGAATTGGGCGGCGACTTTATTCCGTACCTTTATTATAGCGTGGTCACCTTCACCACACTCGGCTACGGCGACGTGTCGCCCACTTCGGCGATTGGGCAGGGAGTGCTGATTGTGCATATTGCCTTTGGCTATTTGGGATTGGGCGCGCTATTGTCTATCCTTGCTACTAAATTTGCCTCACGCGGACATTGAACGATGTTTTCCTTTTTCAAAAACAAGGATCCCCACGCGCGGCTGCACGAAATTCTGGGTGACTACGAATTGCCCAAGTTTCGCAAAACCGTTTTGGAAGCCTTGCGCCGCCTGCGCGATCCCGGTGCTTCCTCCGCGCACATCGCCGAAGTCATGGCGCTGGATCCCGACCTCACCTCGCGCGTGATGCGCACGGTGAACTCAACCGCCTACGCCCCGCGCACCCCCATCAAAAGCCTCGACCACGCCGTGACGATGCTTGGCAAATCCGAGCTCGAACGCATTGTGATGATGCTCGGCGCAAAATTGGCCGTGCCCGGCAACGTACCCAAATATTTGGACATGACCGCCTTTTGGCAACGCGCCGGACGGCGGGCCGTCATTGCCCGCGAGCTGGCCGATATGACCGCGCCGCCATTGGCCGGCCTGTGTTTCTCCG from Limisphaerales bacterium carries:
- the nrdR gene encoding transcriptional repressor NrdR — encoded protein: MRCPKCECIEDKVIDSRSSKEGAIIRRRRECAQCTHRFTTYEQIEHQRLMVVKRDGRREEFARDKLLSGISKACQKRPISQQVIEDLTQGIYDSISEEYSEEVPGMAIGEAVMNGLREIDQVAYVRYASVYRRFEEADDFVQAVKKLETKHDSATYRLPGF
- a CDS encoding DUF721 domain-containing protein, whose amino-acid sequence is MSASPPTRAARSVLAAWRGIDLSEQERARSDRARSPAHLMPNVMKRLGLDQRRREAEVAKVWRNLIDPSVTAHAEPAGIHKGTLFVNVDSNVWLSEIVRYRRHEILERLQNAFGAEFIARISFRVG
- a CDS encoding SDR family oxidoreductase, with the translated sequence MRIFLIGCGYVGLPLGKALAEMGHEVHGVRRTNFTAEGITSHALDITEAGALDALPRNFDWVINTVSSARGDAETHRAVFVDGTKNLLDWLGDSTTRVLFTSSTSVYPQTDSAWVDEASPVDGPVLREAEALFLNATQAATVLRVAGIYGPKRGYLFRQFLRGEAVLTEGGKRWINMIHRDDVVGAILAAIKLAPGIYNVADDEPVTQLAFFKWLASRLEKSMPPEGERVSRKRVATSKRVRNAKLKALGWKLRFPTFREGYENLIREE
- a CDS encoding metallopeptidase family protein; this encodes MTPNFDRLLDLARTEVQTAIDTLPDTLRPAAEAVVVTLEPLPNDGLVADGIAPDTLGLFLGESMADPPSSHPQPTQIILFLENLWQFAGDDEAVYLDEVRITYLHELGHYFGFDEDDLEERNLD
- the mntR gene encoding transcriptional regulator MntR encodes the protein MHVASFAHVTYPPPVPATPASLTKPSQSAEDYLERIHELIEAKGSAHVADIAQSLNVGQPSVTSMVQKLADDGYLRYEKYRSITLTDAGRAVALRIRDRHIVLASFFTLFGLDDETQARDIEGIEHHLSPDTLKTFADLTEFFQQNPKTLTRFQSSRNSGKTSPKP
- a CDS encoding pentapeptide repeat-containing protein, whose protein sequence is MEATQSAEDIIGALRRAKETGEPLGPELLDLRGVRFTDADLSGLDLTGCNFSDCEMSRCNLSGACCPSANFNGAKLYKATLDGAEFLGTTFRGANLTECKALKTGFGMTDFTDANCYHAKMEDATFVEAQIRNVDFRAAKMARTRLYEADLERTDFDQADLSDADLRATNIEGVNFRNTSLRGSQLREVQNYTRADWIGADIRDIDFAGAYLVRQHIIDENFLYEYKHQSKITRCVYYVWKWTSNCGRSLTRWGLFLTLNVLLFAFIYWALDQWAKPAGGGSHLKGIEELGGDFIPYLYYSVVTFTTLGYGDVSPTSAIGQGVLIVHIAFGYLGLGALLSILATKFASRGH
- a CDS encoding HDOD domain-containing protein, with product MFSFFKNKDPHARLHEILGDYELPKFRKTVLEALRRLRDPGASSAHIAEVMALDPDLTSRVMRTVNSTAYAPRTPIKSLDHAVTMLGKSELERIVMMLGAKLAVPGNVPKYLDMTAFWQRAGRRAVIARELADMTAPPLAGLCFSAGFLEDFSVPIIAASKGREYARIYQASAESEKPLHELEKEAFGWDHAELGALVCNEWEMPEDIGAAISAQNDPDSEMRPDPIFYVHDLETQEDETWRDHFKQQVLTQYDVTEKALNRVLDDAETKARDLVRLIA